One segment of Pseudoalteromonas rubra DNA contains the following:
- a CDS encoding TetR/AcrR family transcriptional regulator: protein MKKSEKTKQQILDESWQLFIAHGYQETSTRQIAKAAGIAVGTVFSHFPSKVDILKTAMHQRIDAVIENAINTDQHHSARLKLRHYASHLFAFYLQHREFSQALLTDLLWHQAYFADQISAFKALLFAEQEYDEIKATVMMDCYFMTLIQGLSDPASCEDSMLRILTNKLTLLY, encoded by the coding sequence ATGAAGAAAAGTGAAAAAACAAAACAGCAAATCCTGGATGAAAGCTGGCAACTGTTTATTGCACATGGCTATCAGGAGACCTCCACCCGTCAAATAGCCAAAGCTGCGGGTATTGCCGTGGGAACTGTTTTTAGCCACTTCCCGAGTAAAGTGGATATTCTGAAAACAGCAATGCATCAGCGTATCGATGCAGTTATCGAAAATGCCATCAACACGGATCAACATCACTCTGCCAGGCTGAAGTTACGCCACTATGCCAGCCACCTGTTCGCTTTTTATTTGCAGCATCGTGAATTCAGTCAGGCACTACTTACTGATTTACTTTGGCATCAAGCCTACTTTGCCGATCAGATATCGGCCTTTAAGGCGCTCCTTTTTGCGGAGCAAGAGTACGATGAAATAAAAGCGACAGTCATGATGGACTGTTACTTTATGACCCTGATCCAGGGTTTGTCCGACCCCGCATCTTGTGAAGATAGCATGCTAAGGATTCTTACTAATAAGCTGACTTTGCTTTATTGA
- a CDS encoding PepSY-associated TM helix domain-containing protein, which translates to MKVRADILRAYQSLHTWTGITSSLLLFIGFFAGALVMFAPEIDRWATPTKHQMTAIEPERYDVLLDTVLQTHPKASNSVSLHFDEALSPVSWYEQGSTRGLRLDDIRWHGTLDENNQLITELVPVNTLSALLDMLHRTAGIGGEIGHTQAGVFVMGVAAGLYFLALVSGVIFLLPTLVKRFLAVRNQGERKRFWLDGHNLLGIASLPFHVVIAFTVCVFAFHDVLYGGLAQLYGDKPLFPRNAPSQIERNIADLPKVSELIAAAESHAPGYRVVQIKLNNLNKPTAFATIDVVNEAEIARGALHDFIFINPYTLNVVSSSVANSQQTIWARLVSSFFGLHFGSYGGDLVRWAYFFMGLAGACLFYSGNILWLEKRRQKGTVQRRSYRVMGALTLGVSLGAIIGIAAVFASNKWLTLAPVNINQAYMFVYYACFACVLVSAFVYGPAKTATNGLKGLALLCVLIPITSVLAAIVPALNLWTPNDLGTLMVECIAFLFGSVFWYMSEYVERRAANNEPGSIWYLPKSSANAPELTVKHS; encoded by the coding sequence ATGAAGGTAAGAGCGGATATTCTGAGAGCGTATCAGAGTTTACACACCTGGACGGGGATCACTTCTAGTTTACTGCTGTTTATCGGCTTCTTTGCTGGCGCTTTGGTGATGTTTGCGCCCGAGATTGACCGCTGGGCGACGCCAACAAAACACCAGATGACTGCAATCGAGCCTGAACGTTACGATGTGCTATTGGATACGGTTTTACAAACACACCCAAAAGCGAGCAATAGTGTGAGTCTGCATTTTGATGAGGCTCTGTCGCCAGTGAGCTGGTATGAGCAGGGGTCGACACGGGGATTGCGGCTGGATGATATTCGCTGGCATGGCACCTTGGATGAGAATAACCAGCTGATCACTGAACTGGTGCCCGTTAATACTTTATCTGCACTACTGGATATGTTGCATCGAACTGCCGGCATCGGGGGGGAGATTGGCCATACTCAGGCAGGCGTCTTCGTAATGGGGGTTGCTGCGGGTTTGTACTTCCTGGCACTGGTGTCGGGCGTCATCTTTCTATTGCCTACTCTGGTAAAACGATTCCTGGCAGTTCGAAACCAGGGAGAGCGAAAGCGATTCTGGCTGGATGGTCATAATTTGCTGGGTATTGCGAGTTTACCTTTTCATGTTGTGATTGCGTTTACGGTGTGCGTGTTTGCATTTCATGATGTGCTGTACGGTGGACTTGCTCAATTGTATGGCGATAAGCCTCTTTTTCCTCGCAATGCCCCCTCACAAATTGAGCGTAACATCGCTGACCTACCTAAGGTGAGCGAGTTGATTGCAGCAGCAGAATCTCATGCTCCTGGTTATCGGGTCGTACAGATAAAACTTAACAATCTTAATAAGCCAACCGCTTTTGCGACGATTGATGTGGTTAATGAAGCAGAAATAGCCAGAGGGGCATTACACGACTTTATCTTTATTAATCCTTATACACTTAATGTGGTGTCTTCCAGCGTTGCTAACTCACAGCAAACTATCTGGGCAAGGCTTGTATCAAGTTTCTTTGGTTTGCATTTTGGTAGCTATGGTGGTGACCTCGTACGTTGGGCGTATTTTTTCATGGGATTGGCAGGCGCCTGTTTATTCTATTCAGGCAATATTCTCTGGTTAGAGAAAAGACGTCAAAAGGGCACGGTACAGCGACGCTCTTATCGTGTTATGGGAGCACTTACCCTAGGCGTGAGCCTGGGAGCTATAATTGGTATCGCGGCCGTATTTGCTAGCAACAAGTGGCTGACACTGGCTCCGGTGAATATTAATCAGGCCTATATGTTTGTTTATTATGCATGTTTTGCATGTGTGCTGGTAAGTGCCTTTGTTTATGGTCCTGCCAAAACGGCGACTAACGGTCTGAAAGGCTTGGCTCTTCTGTGTGTTTTGATACCCATAACTTCAGTACTCGCTGCAATTGTACCTGCGTTGAATCTTTGGACGCCAAATGATCTGGGCACTTTGATGGTAGAGTGCATTGCATTTTTGTTTGGGAGTGTATTTTGGTATATGTCTGAATATGTTGAACGCAGAGCCGCAAATAATGAGCCCGGTAGTATCTGGTATCTGCCAAAAAGTAGTGCTAATGCGCCTGAACTGACAGTGAAACACAGTTAA
- a CDS encoding HPP family protein, producing the protein MLNWTVSLSAGLGSMLAIMVLALLGRNDQGYWLLMAAFGASCVLIFAVPDSPLAKARNVIAGHSLTALIGVVFVFCLPVNPFTLGLATGLAVALMVLTKTVHPPAGANPLFIMLSGQGWTFLLFPVLTGAVSLVILGRSYHLLKTRWPKLTLKK; encoded by the coding sequence GTGCTTAATTGGACTGTATCTTTATCAGCTGGATTAGGCTCTATGTTGGCTATTATGGTGCTCGCATTGCTCGGGCGTAATGATCAGGGGTATTGGCTTCTGATGGCTGCTTTTGGCGCTTCTTGTGTGCTTATTTTTGCTGTGCCTGACAGCCCGCTTGCTAAGGCGCGTAATGTGATTGCTGGTCATAGTCTGACTGCCTTGATCGGGGTTGTATTTGTCTTCTGTTTACCTGTTAACCCGTTTACTTTGGGTCTGGCAACAGGCCTGGCTGTAGCGCTTATGGTCCTAACTAAAACCGTGCATCCGCCAGCTGGTGCAAACCCGCTATTTATTATGCTGAGCGGACAGGGCTGGACATTTTTGCTATTTCCAGTGTTAACTGGCGCCGTTAGCTTGGTCATACTCGGCCGCAGTTATCATTTGTTGAAAACACGTTGGCCCAAATTAACTTTAAAAAAATAA
- a CDS encoding TetR/AcrR family transcriptional regulator, which produces MSDKRALLLNSALELFYQKGTSSVGINEIITYSGIAKKTLYHHFSSKDDLILAALALRDQKYLQWLEAKLTDAQNNEELVKQLFYALNDWFNDRVAELGGFRGCFFINTASESVTLDRQIQDRCASHKVAVRQLITNSLPQPNDRLVDALCLLKEGATVSAFVQGDKQAALRCIDIALAYDTQAPFPV; this is translated from the coding sequence ATGTCAGACAAGCGAGCGTTACTACTCAACAGCGCATTAGAGTTGTTTTACCAAAAAGGCACAAGTTCGGTTGGGATCAACGAGATCATTACCTATAGCGGGATTGCAAAAAAAACCCTCTATCATCACTTCAGTTCAAAAGACGATTTGATCCTTGCAGCTTTAGCACTTCGCGATCAGAAATATTTGCAGTGGCTCGAAGCAAAACTGACTGATGCCCAAAATAATGAAGAGCTGGTCAAGCAACTTTTCTACGCGCTCAATGACTGGTTTAATGATCGTGTTGCTGAACTTGGCGGCTTCCGGGGTTGCTTTTTTATTAATACAGCCAGTGAGTCTGTAACACTAGACCGGCAAATTCAGGACCGCTGTGCCAGTCATAAAGTTGCCGTCAGACAGCTCATCACTAATAGCCTACCCCAACCTAACGATCGGCTCGTCGACGCGCTGTGTTTACTAAAAGAAGGTGCCACGGTATCTGCGTTTGTACAAGGTGATAAACAAGCCGCTTTGCGCTGCATAGATATCGCTCTGGCATATGACACACAAGCGCCTTTTCCGGTGTAA
- a CDS encoding oligosaccharide flippase family protein has product MQQEKYLKQGALTLCASVIIGFLADYTFNLSLSRTLSAHEYGDYKVAYAYATICGVLVLLGGDRVAPKFLANPLAKKASSEVGGFVIFFCKIAACISVLLFLFAYLSGYLHLGSWSPDEHHALLWISAAIPLIAAGAILSRVLQSAKLLTYANLPWRIVLPLGKTLAILVLASLLNQVRLWQVIVAGIAILTLITTWQLFILYRKNLITLTHTVPIRNQSQLLTTSIPMMLAMLVTIAISQLDLYMLELLALEHEVGHYAGAVTTSHMIPVAQVSVIALFVPLLGQALEKGEEHAERVLWQGQKVMFVIILVLTVGLLISGAHLLQLFGRDFFTAHDALKYLILGSCFWAMTAFISTWLQYTGKGKYVVVIGLLTLVTDAVLNWQLIPTHGITGAAIATCIALCVASLLTWSTFMLCRKPPYSNATIRSAQSGHR; this is encoded by the coding sequence GTGCAGCAAGAAAAATACCTAAAACAGGGTGCCCTGACACTTTGTGCATCCGTTATTATCGGTTTTTTGGCTGATTATACTTTTAATCTAAGCTTGAGCCGCACGCTAAGCGCACACGAATATGGCGATTATAAAGTTGCTTATGCCTATGCCACTATCTGCGGTGTTTTGGTTCTGCTTGGCGGTGATCGCGTCGCCCCTAAGTTCTTAGCTAACCCACTGGCCAAGAAAGCATCGAGTGAAGTGGGTGGGTTCGTCATCTTCTTCTGCAAAATTGCTGCCTGTATTTCTGTACTGCTCTTTTTATTCGCCTATTTGAGTGGCTATCTTCATTTAGGGAGTTGGTCGCCAGATGAACATCATGCGCTACTTTGGATTTCGGCGGCAATTCCCCTTATAGCGGCAGGTGCAATATTGAGTCGCGTGCTACAAAGCGCAAAGTTACTGACCTACGCCAACTTGCCATGGCGCATCGTGCTGCCCCTCGGGAAAACACTGGCAATCTTGGTATTAGCCTCTTTGTTAAACCAAGTTCGGCTTTGGCAGGTAATCGTCGCTGGCATTGCCATCTTGACGCTTATCACGACATGGCAGCTATTCATCCTCTATCGAAAAAACCTCATTACATTGACCCACACTGTGCCAATTCGCAACCAGTCACAACTTTTGACAACCTCTATCCCAATGATGCTGGCCATGTTGGTTACCATTGCCATATCCCAGCTAGATTTATATATGCTTGAATTATTGGCACTGGAGCATGAAGTTGGACATTATGCGGGTGCTGTTACGACTTCGCATATGATCCCAGTTGCACAAGTGAGTGTGATCGCGCTTTTCGTCCCCCTATTGGGTCAAGCCTTGGAAAAAGGTGAAGAACACGCCGAACGCGTGTTATGGCAAGGTCAAAAGGTTATGTTTGTCATTATTTTAGTACTAACTGTTGGACTATTGATATCAGGCGCACATTTATTGCAGCTATTCGGGAGAGATTTTTTTACCGCCCATGACGCATTAAAATATCTAATTTTGGGATCATGCTTTTGGGCGATGACAGCGTTTATTTCAACCTGGCTACAATACACGGGTAAAGGAAAATACGTGGTAGTCATTGGCCTGTTAACACTTGTTACGGATGCAGTACTAAATTGGCAACTTATTCCAACACATGGAATTACTGGGGCGGCAATTGCAACTTGCATTGCGCTCTGTGTAGCCTCATTACTGACCTGGAGTACGTTCATGCTATGCAGAAAACCACCCTATTCCAATGCGACTATTCGGTCGGCCCAGTCAGGTCATCGCTAA
- a CDS encoding glutaredoxin family protein, with amino-acid sequence MAQRAKRSAVFILMLLLGLSLGVMLKYGYLKLYHHPNIMTQDTSAHYEGTDKPVILYTTLWCQYCKQVQDYFKKHNIDYLSRDIESNDQKIKSLFDSLKRADIPQIIIGNKVITGTNLSVVEKALQEQAFL; translated from the coding sequence ATGGCGCAACGAGCTAAGCGAAGTGCGGTGTTTATTCTGATGTTGTTACTGGGTTTAAGCTTGGGCGTCATGCTCAAATATGGCTATCTAAAACTATATCATCATCCGAATATAATGACTCAAGATACATCTGCCCATTACGAGGGAACTGACAAACCTGTGATTTTATACACCACTCTCTGGTGCCAATACTGTAAACAGGTTCAAGATTACTTTAAAAAGCATAATATTGATTACCTGAGCAGAGACATAGAATCCAATGATCAAAAGATAAAATCTCTGTTTGACAGCCTTAAACGCGCTGACATACCGCAGATCATCATTGGCAATAAAGTCATTACAGGTACAAACCTGAGTGTGGTGGAAAAAGCATTACAAGAACAAGCTTTTCTCTAA
- a CDS encoding tetratricopeptide repeat protein, which translates to MQYKLLLLIGLLYGLPVSATPQLQPIHRSTADILREAEDYIIVEPSHSYQLLRQVESITTLTPSQRIRWHLIKVRSAIATNNLSDIEAELAALIKLQQHAYFKNHLPSMLSAMGIALRRLGYQAEAKSLYTCALSLDVTDKKRMALLINLAVLSRHMNDYPLARQSYKSAKNIALRLHHERALANVNNNLGTLALDEGKIDLAEAYFREALVGYQSSDKRSGNITAGTNLLLVFAIQGHTLNFQRLISPISALIDAYPDASKKALLLWLISANDANLGVALPQNMKENLISAFEQLESVKVQQLIQRHLAPKVQVAVTPGKRSARTTKITPTWFQERSFCTNKEPEFKVQ; encoded by the coding sequence TTGCAATATAAGTTGTTACTACTCATTGGTTTACTATATGGCTTACCTGTTTCAGCCACACCTCAATTGCAACCCATACACCGCTCCACCGCGGATATCCTAAGAGAAGCCGAAGACTATATTATTGTAGAGCCTTCACACTCTTACCAACTGCTCAGGCAAGTTGAGTCAATAACCACACTCACTCCCTCACAGCGGATCCGCTGGCACTTAATTAAGGTACGTTCAGCTATTGCCACAAATAATTTAAGCGACATAGAAGCAGAGCTAGCTGCCCTGATTAAGTTACAGCAACACGCCTACTTTAAAAACCATCTTCCCAGTATGCTCAGTGCAATGGGCATCGCGCTAAGACGCCTTGGTTATCAGGCAGAAGCTAAATCTTTATATACCTGCGCATTGTCACTTGATGTGACAGACAAAAAAAGAATGGCATTACTCATCAATCTTGCCGTTTTATCACGGCATATGAATGACTATCCGCTTGCCAGACAATCTTACAAATCCGCAAAGAACATTGCACTCAGACTTCATCACGAACGTGCACTGGCAAACGTTAATAATAATTTGGGAACTCTGGCACTGGATGAAGGTAAAATAGACTTAGCTGAAGCATACTTTCGTGAAGCCTTGGTTGGTTATCAGTCCAGTGACAAACGCTCAGGCAATATTACAGCAGGCACCAACCTGTTACTCGTATTTGCAATTCAAGGGCACACTCTCAATTTCCAGCGCCTGATCAGCCCTATTTCTGCCTTGATAGACGCTTACCCAGATGCGTCAAAAAAAGCGCTGTTACTATGGCTGATAAGCGCGAATGATGCCAACCTGGGCGTGGCACTCCCGCAAAACATGAAAGAAAACCTGATCTCAGCGTTTGAGCAACTTGAGAGCGTCAAAGTGCAACAGCTGATTCAACGCCACCTGGCGCCCAAAGTACAGGTTGCAGTCACGCCAGGCAAGCGCTCGGCCCGAACTACAAAAATCACACCAACCTGGTTTCAAGAGCGCTCATTTTGCACTAACAAGGAGCCTGAGTTTAAGGTTCAATAA
- a CDS encoding LysR family transcriptional regulator, with amino-acid sequence MEIIELTRFVEIANAKTLQSAAANLHTTPGALSKSLKKLESSLGILLFDRVGKQLFLNENGKRLLPEALKILDLKDNVKAMLTPTTPVFNCRVSAPAILQYRWVGSIGAKACDIQIEYETDFELTALDKVKRGLVDIALTTQLIQSRLNEDLEMVTIGELTLKLAVGKTHPLASQHSVTSAELANYPFAVPNTSPFCGELRGFSCDGWPHSNLKREIKWIVNDYAALCELVKCGLAVAFLPDYMIEAWQLTQLEVASNLKNDTEQVCLIYRRHAPAWIKALAEEVKLIS; translated from the coding sequence ATGGAAATAATAGAATTAACTCGATTTGTCGAGATTGCGAATGCAAAGACGCTTCAGAGTGCGGCAGCCAACTTGCACACTACACCTGGTGCATTATCCAAGTCATTGAAAAAATTGGAGTCTTCACTAGGTATATTGCTATTCGACCGAGTTGGAAAGCAGCTGTTCCTTAATGAAAATGGTAAACGCCTGTTACCTGAGGCACTTAAGATTTTAGACCTTAAAGATAACGTAAAAGCCATGTTGACTCCGACAACCCCTGTTTTTAATTGCCGTGTCTCAGCGCCAGCTATCCTCCAATATCGCTGGGTAGGCAGTATCGGCGCCAAGGCTTGCGATATCCAAATAGAATATGAAACCGACTTCGAACTCACTGCGCTCGATAAAGTTAAAAGAGGCCTGGTTGATATAGCACTGACAACTCAGCTAATCCAATCCCGTTTGAATGAGGATCTCGAAATGGTCACTATTGGAGAGCTGACCTTGAAGTTAGCGGTTGGTAAAACCCATCCATTGGCCAGCCAACATTCAGTCACCTCAGCTGAGCTTGCGAACTACCCATTCGCCGTGCCAAATACGTCTCCATTCTGTGGGGAATTACGTGGATTTAGTTGTGATGGCTGGCCACACAGCAATCTAAAAAGAGAAATAAAGTGGATTGTTAACGATTACGCCGCGCTGTGCGAACTTGTGAAATGCGGGCTGGCCGTTGCTTTTTTGCCTGATTACATGATTGAGGCCTGGCAACTCACTCAGCTTGAAGTGGCTTCAAACCTGAAGAACGATACTGAACAGGTGTGTTTAATTTACCGGCGACATGCGCCAGCCTGGATAAAAGCACTGGCTGAAGAGGTAAAATTAATCAGTTAA
- a CDS encoding rhodanese-related sulfurtransferase, producing MNNHFVVCALYKFVSLPNYQAIRQPLLDVMEANEVRGTLLLAEEGINGTVAAKREGIDALLAWLNEQPGLDNIVFKESYDETCPFYRTKVKLKKEIVTMGVQGIDPKEVVGTYVKPQDWNALISDPDVVLVDTRNDYEIEIGTFKNAIDPNTKTFREFPEWAEKNLDPAKHKKVAMFCTGGIRCEKSTAYMKEQGFDEVYHLEGGILKYLEDVPKEETMWEGECFVFDNRVAVDHDLNKGSYDQCHACRMPITAEEMQRPEYMEGVSCHHCHDNVTEEQKARFAERQRQMELAKQRGEGHIGHEAQETLRARKEQKQAKKDAQRAKSA from the coding sequence ATGAATAACCATTTTGTTGTATGTGCTTTGTACAAGTTTGTGTCTTTGCCAAATTATCAGGCGATCCGTCAGCCCTTGCTGGATGTCATGGAAGCCAATGAAGTGCGTGGCACTTTATTACTGGCAGAAGAGGGGATCAACGGTACCGTTGCCGCAAAGCGCGAAGGCATTGATGCTTTACTAGCGTGGCTGAATGAGCAACCGGGTCTGGATAATATTGTTTTCAAAGAATCATACGACGAAACCTGCCCATTTTATCGCACTAAGGTCAAGCTGAAAAAAGAAATCGTGACAATGGGTGTTCAGGGCATCGATCCTAAAGAAGTGGTTGGAACCTATGTTAAGCCACAGGATTGGAACGCATTGATTTCTGACCCTGACGTGGTTTTGGTTGATACGCGTAATGATTATGAGATTGAAATCGGTACGTTCAAAAATGCCATCGACCCGAATACAAAAACGTTTCGCGAATTCCCAGAGTGGGCCGAGAAGAACCTGGATCCCGCAAAACATAAAAAAGTAGCCATGTTCTGTACAGGTGGCATACGCTGTGAAAAGTCCACTGCCTATATGAAGGAGCAGGGATTTGATGAAGTTTACCACCTCGAAGGCGGTATTCTTAAATATCTGGAAGATGTGCCTAAAGAAGAAACGATGTGGGAGGGCGAGTGCTTTGTATTTGATAACCGCGTTGCCGTTGACCACGATTTGAACAAAGGCTCATATGATCAGTGCCACGCATGTCGTATGCCGATCACCGCAGAAGAAATGCAGCGTCCGGAATATATGGAAGGTGTATCCTGTCATCACTGTCATGATAATGTGACCGAAGAGCAAAAAGCCCGTTTTGCAGAGCGTCAAAGACAAATGGAGCTGGCAAAGCAACGTGGTGAAGGCCATATCGGTCATGAGGCACAGGAAACTTTACGTGCCCGTAAAGAGCAAAAACAAGCGAAGAAAGACGCGCAGCGCGCTAAATCAGCTTAA
- a CDS encoding DEAD/DEAH box helicase, with the protein MRFSELGLDLRFEKQLEHQGITTPTEIQAQAIPTALAGHDTFAQSKTGSGKTLAFLLPAVQRVMKQKALSKRDPRVLIVAPTRELATQVFNQCRLLIAGTAMSCTKVLGGENFNDQVKALRKDPHFVIGTPGRITDHIEQRSLQLHGLELLIFDEADRMLDLGFEKQLSTINNAADHRLRQTLLFSATLEHAQVEITSRDLLKSPKRILLSGSNEKHDDIRQAMYFADHLDHKEALLKHFVQQSDVKQCIIFTATRQDTNRFSDMLNELGIKAVALAGDLAQSKRLDIMDAFSRGLFKVLVTTDVASRGLDLLNVSHVINFDLPKQAEEYVHRIGRTGRAGFKGDAISFVGPKDWKSYEAIAAYLKETVQFQSVEGLEAKFKGFKPKVTKPKQNIKRKPADTKAKAKRVLKRKPQQPKKAIPAPFDVDGHAPLRRKPKKPTEE; encoded by the coding sequence TTGAGATTTTCCGAACTGGGTCTTGACCTGCGCTTTGAAAAACAATTAGAACACCAGGGGATCACAACCCCGACCGAGATCCAGGCTCAGGCCATCCCTACAGCCCTTGCCGGGCATGACACCTTTGCTCAGTCAAAAACGGGCTCCGGAAAAACTCTGGCATTTTTACTGCCTGCCGTACAACGCGTGATGAAACAAAAGGCGCTCAGTAAACGAGACCCAAGAGTGCTGATCGTTGCTCCAACCCGAGAGCTCGCCACACAGGTATTCAACCAATGCCGTTTGTTAATTGCGGGTACCGCCATGTCTTGTACTAAAGTTCTCGGTGGTGAGAACTTTAACGACCAGGTAAAAGCACTTCGTAAAGACCCACACTTTGTTATTGGTACTCCGGGTCGTATTACCGATCATATCGAGCAACGCAGTTTACAGCTTCATGGCCTTGAATTGTTAATCTTTGATGAAGCCGATCGGATGCTTGATTTAGGCTTTGAAAAGCAACTGTCTACAATTAACAACGCAGCTGATCACCGCTTACGTCAGACGTTATTATTCTCTGCAACGCTTGAGCATGCTCAGGTCGAGATCACATCAAGAGATCTGCTAAAATCGCCAAAACGGATCCTGCTCAGTGGCAGTAACGAAAAGCATGACGATATTCGCCAGGCAATGTACTTTGCTGACCACCTGGATCATAAAGAAGCACTACTTAAACATTTTGTACAACAAAGCGATGTAAAACAGTGTATTATCTTTACTGCGACTCGACAAGATACTAATCGCTTCAGCGACATGCTCAATGAACTGGGAATAAAGGCCGTTGCGCTGGCCGGCGACCTGGCACAGAGCAAGCGTCTGGATATTATGGATGCATTTAGCCGTGGCTTGTTTAAAGTGCTGGTTACCACAGACGTGGCATCGCGAGGCCTCGATCTGTTAAATGTATCTCATGTCATCAACTTTGATTTACCCAAGCAGGCAGAAGAATACGTTCACCGAATTGGTCGTACCGGGCGTGCTGGTTTCAAGGGAGACGCGATTTCCTTTGTAGGCCCTAAAGATTGGAAAAGTTACGAAGCCATTGCTGCTTATCTTAAAGAAACAGTCCAGTTTCAGTCTGTTGAAGGGTTAGAAGCCAAGTTTAAAGGCTTTAAGCCCAAGGTAACTAAGCCTAAACAGAATATCAAGCGTAAGCCAGCTGACACCAAAGCTAAGGCAAAGCGCGTCCTTAAGCGCAAACCACAACAACCGAAAAAGGCGATCCCGGCACCGTTTGATGTCGATGGACACGCACCACTAAGAAGAAAGCCTAAGAAGCCAACCGAGGAATAA
- a CDS encoding S1 RNA-binding domain-containing protein: MLGTTQFLMIEEICAEGAYLDGKEQGDVFLPLKELPDHLEAGDNVEVFVFSDNQGHPCATTQKPLAQLGEFALLRAKQINKVGAFLDLGISKDVLAPYNEQKPKMREGYSYLVKLYLDNASKRLCASSNLGKFLNKTPAQYKKFEQVDLIVAAKTDLGYKVIVNEQHFGMVFFNTVFKRMYIGQRMTGYVKQVQEDDKIDILLEKPGMDKISDLGEQILKKLEDNNGFLPLGDKSDPELIKKTFSTSKANFKKAIGGLFKQEKIQIEATSISLIKNKN, translated from the coding sequence ATGCTAGGTACCACACAGTTTTTAATGATCGAAGAGATCTGTGCCGAAGGCGCATACCTGGATGGCAAAGAACAAGGCGATGTTTTTTTGCCGCTTAAAGAACTACCGGACCACCTCGAAGCGGGTGACAACGTTGAAGTATTTGTGTTCAGTGACAACCAGGGCCACCCTTGCGCCACCACGCAAAAGCCGCTTGCGCAACTGGGCGAGTTCGCCCTGCTGCGCGCCAAGCAGATTAATAAAGTGGGTGCCTTCTTAGATCTTGGGATCAGTAAAGATGTATTAGCACCATACAACGAGCAAAAACCAAAAATGCGCGAAGGATACAGCTATCTGGTAAAGCTCTACCTGGATAACGCCAGTAAACGTCTGTGTGCTTCAAGTAACCTTGGGAAATTTTTAAATAAGACGCCTGCGCAATACAAGAAATTTGAGCAAGTTGACTTAATTGTCGCCGCTAAAACTGATCTCGGCTACAAAGTCATTGTCAACGAACAACACTTTGGCATGGTATTTTTCAATACCGTATTTAAACGCATGTATATCGGTCAACGCATGACAGGTTATGTAAAACAAGTTCAGGAAGATGATAAGATTGATATCTTACTCGAAAAACCCGGCATGGATAAAATCTCAGATCTTGGCGAACAGATCCTTAAAAAGTTGGAAGATAACAATGGGTTTCTACCACTTGGTGACAAATCAGACCCTGAGCTGATTAAGAAAACTTTCTCCACCAGCAAAGCCAACTTTAAAAAAGCCATCGGTGGTCTGTTCAAGCAGGAAAAAATCCAAATTGAAGCGACCTCAATTTCTTTGATTAAAAATAAAAATTAG